cagcagttctgtagaaaaggacctagcggttacaggggacgagaagctggatatgagtcaacagtgtgccgttgttgccaagaaggccaatggcattttgggctgtataagtaggggcattgccagcagatcgagggacgtgatccttcccctctatttgacattggtgaggcctcatctggagtactgtgtccagttttgggccccacactacaagaaggatgtggaaaaattggaaaacgtccagcggagggcaacaaaaatgattaggggactggaacacatgacttatgaggagaggctgagggaactgggactgtttagtctgcagaagagaagaatgaggggatttgatagctgctttcaactacctgaaaggggggttccaaagaggatggatctagactgttctcagtggtagcagatgacagaacgaggagtaatggtctcaagttgcagtggggtaggtttaggttggatattaggaaaaacttttccactaggagggtgatgaatcactggaatgcgttacctagggaggtggtggaatctccttccttaggtatttttaaggtcaggcttgacaaagccctggctgggatgatttagtggggatttgagcagggggttggactggatgatctcctgaagtcccttccaaccctgatattctatgaaagggaGAGGAAACAGCCGAAGAGGGTAGCAGCAACATTACTTACATTACAAGCCAGAAAACTGCCATCAAGGAAGGTGGCCTCCCAGAGTGAGGTGGGCTGCCGGGAACTCTGCATGGAAGAGGATGTTCTGGCTGCAGAAGGGTCTTGGTAACACTGAGGGTCTGTCTACCTGGCAGTCAGAGCTGTGACATGTCGGTAACATGCACAAGCTAGCTTtggtctagctcaggggtgggcaaactttttggcctgagggccatatcggggttccaaaactgtatggggGGCTGCGTAGGAAAgtctgtgcctccgcaaacagcctggcccccgccccctgactgcccccctcagaacccctgacctatccaaccccccctgctccttgtcccctgattgccccctcccaggacccccccacccctaactgcccccctgaaaccccaccccctatccaatcccccctgctccctgtcccctgactgccccgacccctatccacaccccaacctccacTGTACCCCTGACCGGCTCCCCGATaccccaacccctaccccaacccctacccaaccccacctgctccctgtcccctgactgcacccccacccccgacaggccccccgggactcccacacctatccaacccccccgtttcCCCCctgaaacctccaccccacccaactgccccctgccccgactgccccctgggacccctgcgcCTTATCCAACCCGCCTCctcgcccccttaccatgccgctcagagcacaaGGACTGGCAGCTGCACCGCCCGGCTGGACCTTGCAcccccgccacccagagcgctggtggcccAGCAAACtgaggctgcagggctgggggacagcaggggaggggccggggcgagcctcccccgccgggagctcaagggccgggcaggagggggcCGCGGGCCACCCCACCTCTGGTCTAGCTAGATCGAATAACAatagcagagaagcagcagcagagggtaGCCAGTGGAGTGCCTGATTTGCACCTACACAAGCACCGCACGCCGACGCCTGGCCCATCACGGTCCGGCCGGCCGCACGGACGCATCGCAGGCCTGGAAGACAGAGGAGCGTCAGCAGCTGCGGAAGGCGGGAGCTGGAGTTGCCAGGTTACTGCGCGATCAGCTCTGGGAGCACCCAAAGTTGTCTAATGCGTCCAAAATTGGAGCCTGACCCTGCTCAGGTCTTCACCGTGGTAGGCCACACGGGTCCAGAGCAAGTCTGGTGAGTCACTGGAGCTGTGGGGAACTAATGACTTCACACCACTCCAGCATGCAGCCTCCAGTCGGCAGAGTCAATGCAGACTGACCAGCATGAGCCAGAAGAGACTAAGgagcgctgggctgggctggcttcATTTCCTCTGCGATTGAAGCTCTTGCACTAACACGTGGCAGAAACGCATAGCCAGGGACGCAGACAGGCTTTCCACTGGGCATGTGCTTTTTAAAGCAAGTCACTACATTTGGATCCAGGTTTCAAAATACCCTCCCCACTCCGACAGGTCAGAGCTGGagttttggtttggcccattacAGAGCTGTGGGCCAGCTGCAAAATTCAGCTCCCAAGTTCTGGAGTGTTTGGCTCCGGGCCACCCTTAAATCAATCAGTTTTCAAGCATTCAGCATAGCCAGCTCCCACTCACCTGCAGGGCTTTTCACCAGGTGCTCCCCACAAGGGCTGCACTGAAACGCCTCTGTGTCAAGGAACTGGCTGGGGCCACAGTTCCCTGGTGGGGTGGTGCTGCTCTCCGTTTGGGCAGAGCAGCAAAGAGGGTAAAGCAGCCAGGCAGAGAGCAAACAGTAGCCCGCTAAAAAGCGAGACATTTTTTCTGAGCTCCAGCAGACGTCTGCCGAGCTTCCTTCCAAAGCCCTTCGCCTCTTGCTGGCTGTATGTGTAGATAACAGCATCCATGGTTACCAGCACTGGCCACTGGTGTTACACAACAGAAAAACTGCTTCATTCAGCATGTACTTGGGGTAACTGAAAACACGGCTGAGACTCCCCTCTTCTGTGAGTGCAGACGTGGGGACGGGAGGCTGAGAGCTGGAACGACCCACTCAGGGACAATCAGATCTTTGGGCCGGGCAGGGAAGCAAATAGCGGCAGTGCAACTTGCACAGTTAAACAGGCACACAACCAGCACGACACCCTGGCACTAGGTGCCTGGGACAGATaaacagagcaacagcagactgCTATTGTGAGGATCTTAACAgggtggggtggttttttttaatttgatttatttattttacaggaaATGGGTTTAGTAAAAAGGCAAATGTAAAATCTGTATCTGCCTTGCCCCTTCCTTAGAATCTTGCATTTGCTTGTAATGTAGAGGAGAAGAATAGCTCCTCTCTAAACAGTCTGTTCTCTGGCTTTAACCATTCAGTTACTTCACAGCTAGGGGGTTTATGTTTATGATTCCTCTCTGTAGGAAGGAATGTTGGAGGCTGCTGGAATATGACTATTAGAGCTAGTAGGGGACGTCAGAGGAAGTTGGGGGTGAGACGAATATGGGTTATTCAACTTGAGAATGGGACGGTTGCCTCTTTAAGAAGTCTGCCAGTCTGCAGAGACAGCAGCCAGTTTGTTCTCTCAGCTGCAGCAGCTTGTTACTGAGGTGGGGGACACACACTGTACTCTCTcctggagactttacttttgttcttcctTGTTTTTATTAATCTAAGACTCAGGTCAGTTCTGAAGGAGGGTACATATTCTGCTCTCTGTGTATTGAGGCATGAGCGGAGAGGCAGGCGACAGTAGTGGAAGTGAAGCTTAAAGAACAGGGAAACAGGACAGTAATGCAGAGAGAAGGCCAGACAAAGAAAGAGAAATGCAGAGTGTTACCATGAGAAAGTGAAGGATCAGGAATAAACTCACTGATTCAGACTTGTTCTAGTGTACTCTGCCTTTATTGATCTATTCCATGAAGCGATAGCATTTACCGTATTAACACATCCTCCACAAGACTCTTAAATATGAAAGATTTACAACCTAGAGAGCTTGAGACCACATCTGCCTGTCAAGGTTCTTCCCCTTGAAATCTCCCTTGGTTTTCAGTTAGACTCACTCAGCCTCACTGGCTGAAGGTAGGCTTATGGTCAATTTAGTATATAAGGGTCCCGAAGCCTCTCTCTTTACCAGatgctgggccaaattcacccctgcCATAACTCCGAATGAAGCCAGTGGCATGGTGCCAGATGTATAGTTGGCCCATTTAATGCAGTGTTGTCACTGCTGAATCAAATGAGGCACATTCGATGGGGTCCCAGCATTTGCCCAAAGCTGGAACGTAAGTGCATAGACATGCAATTCCCTCAGACGACACGTGGTGGGGCTACAAACCTATTAATATAGGACTGCTGCAAGAACAAGAGGATTAAAAGAGCAGCTCcactctcctgccctctgccaGTACATTGGCCAGCAGCACGGCAGTGCTGTGGACGCTGGTTTTGCAGTTCAATATTTACCAATGTCTTTGTGCTGAGCAAGTATTTCGCCAACAGGACACTGACGAAAAGGCTACCGGTGAAATAAAAGTGATGGTGCTAGCTCTCAGACATTGCTGTTGGGGGTCACTGGAGGTCTACAGggtcacccccactcccaccccaaacCTCAGTACAGTCTAAGTGGAGTTTCCCCAAAACTCTAAGGAAAGAAAGTGTGGCCCAGTACCCAGGGTACCCGAACGGGAGTCAGGAGATTTGGAAtctagccctggctctgccccggATCCACTGGGGGGTCACCCGCATCACTGTAAAGTAGGGATCACCATAATCTAATGTTGGGATTATGGTAGTGCCAAGAGGGCCtgcctgagatcagggccccatggtgccAGACACTgtgcgcacgcacgcacgcaccctgtaagagacagcccctgccctgaagagcttgcaatctaaatagacaagacagataacgGATGAGCGAAAGGGAGTCTtttgatccccattttacagcaagggaaactgaggcacagagcgatttagtgacatgctcaaggtcacacagggagtctgtggctgagacaggaactgaacccagatcttctgactcccagtccaacCATCAGGATTTCCTaccttttgcaaagtgctttcaaGATGTACAGATGAAACACCCTCTATAAGTACAAAGTGTTGTAACAGGAGAGCACTTTCCTGGAAAAGTTCCCTTTCCTGTTCACCACtgtggggagcagcaggagggggagggagtaCTACTAGGGATTTcttacccttcccttccccaccctcccacgCAGTGCAGAAGAAGAGGGGGAGATGGCAGTCCCCTTGAATGCAGAGTCAAACACTTATTTGATAACTGCCAGATCCAAGGGGATTGACACAGTGGAACTCATCCTAAAAGAGAGAGCCTGCGGTGTCAGAGGAGTGAAAGTACTTGGAAAGGCACTCGAAGAACGCAAATGACTGTTGATGAGTTTGTGACATAGGTAACTGCTAGGGATATGGGGGCAAATTCACTTTTTAACCCCAGGGAAGAATGTGGATCATAATTTGTACCAAGGATCTCAGAACACTTAAACACCCCTTTGCACTTTTAGTTAAGCCTCACTACACCCCGGGGCATGTTGAGTATTACTAAGcctattttacagaggaggaaactgaggcatggggcgggTAAGTGACTTGATCCTGgtcacagagtgagtcagtggcagagatgggaatagaacccaggagttcccaGCTCTTAATGCTCTGCTCTAAATCACTAGACTATACTTGGGATGGAGCAGAATTCCACTACCCACCATCTGTGATCTAAGCCAACTAGGGGAGGAGGAATGGGGAAGTCACCTTATAAACCATCTATCCAATGCTTTTTCATCACCACAACATAGATAGCTCACGGCCTCCTGTGGATTATGCTTTCCACGTTGTCCCTTTGCAAGGCGAGCAGGAGGGGCTGGTTCAGGGTACAGACGTATCTACTGTGGCAATGCTGCTCTCCATCTGGATAGTGAGATTGGCCTTTTCGGCCATCTTCTGGCAGTACTCGTACGTGGACTTCTTGATCCACTCGGCTGTGTTGCGCTCTGGCCGGAAGAGGATGACATAGCATTTGTAGAGGAACAAGGCAGCCAGGGAGCTGTAGGCGGATAACAGGATAACGATGCCTAGGACGACATTCGCCATCTTCCTTCTGCTGGAGTGCAGGACAGGGGTGACGGCGAGCCAGGTGACGAAGAAAATCATCATGGCGTAGGCAATGCCTTGGGCATCGTTGAAGTTGgctggcagggactggctttTCATAGCACACGCCAGGGCACAGAAAGCGAGGAAACACAGGTACCCGTTAACAAAAGAGGAGCCCAGACCTGCATCTCCGTGGCACTCCAGGAGTATATGGGGCTCCCCCGCTGGGTAAACTCTCCTGGCATCCGGGGGGTCTAGATAGACCCAAAGCATGCAGATGAGACACTGGATAAAGGGCCCCACTCCCATGATAATGAGATAGAGTCTCATCTGGAGCTTGCTTGGCCTCCCTACAGGACTTTCAAAGGAGCAGAGGTTCTGGACGGTCTTGGCAAGCACGCTGGAGAGGCAGAGAGCAAAGCTGATCCCAAACACTGGTTTCTGGAGTTTGCATTTCAGGCTAGTGGGTTCTCCTATGACCAAGAGGGTGCTGGAGAAAGCGCACAGGAAGCCTGCCATGTTGCAGTAGAATATGAACCCACCAGCAGTCTTGACAATGAGTGTGTCACCATGCCAGATGTACACGACCAGGACCGAGATGGTGAGCAGCATCCCCAGGGCAGCCAAGCTCGCCAGGGATATGCTGATGGGTTCCAACCAGGACAGGTAGACGCAGCTCTTTGGCCAGCATGATGTGCTTCCCCTTTCTGACCATTCGCTCAAAGGGCAGGGCCAACAGTTCTGAATGGCTGGAAAGACAAGACAAGTCTCTATGACCGAGCAAGGGTTCCCTCTG
The DNA window shown above is from Natator depressus isolate rNatDep1 chromosome 12, rNatDep2.hap1, whole genome shotgun sequence and carries:
- the LOC141996902 gene encoding extracellular calcium-sensing receptor-like codes for the protein MSLHKRARTIPGFLEYLQTLGHQNSGEESLEYMFRQLCYHCEVNSSLQHQICFNYLPFLEVHLPFEEKNCTREPINACATCLHRLASDDVIYQLATFFSKLQLAIDAFCRDNKILCAHIGNSNAFKSQFEAFVLSNYTPLIPPSWNLFDIFSWTVSEDGVLNLQAVNAPSWRHSSQREVLSSSCLRSCQPGQRKKPHDFLPLNCCYDCDKCEAGTYSNGSAIQNCWPCPLSEWSERGSTSCWPKSCVYLSWLEPISISLASLAALGMLLTISVLVVYIWHGDTLIVKTAGGFIFYCNMAGFLCAFSSTLLVIGEPTSLKCKLQKPVFGISFALCLSSVLAKTVQNLCSFESPVGRPSKLQMRLYLIIMGVGPFIQCLICMLWVYLDPPDARRVYPAGEPHILLECHGDAGLGSSFVNGYLCFLAFCALACAMKSQSLPANFNDAQGIAYAMMIFFVTWLAVTPVLHSSRRKMANVVLGIVILLSAYSSLAALFLYKCYVILFRPERNTAEWIKKSTYEYCQKMAEKANLTIQMESSIATVDTSVP